From Chlamydiota bacterium, one genomic window encodes:
- a CDS encoding nucleotidyl transferase AbiEii/AbiGii toxin family protein: MLTTEIERLVQNLERQNLSSGVIQNHIKEYLQLYVLDFIYNSRFSKAFIFTGGTCLAICYGLNRLSEDIDFDLTEDIDIASFAKDLHNHFIKKLQHKEIEFAIKGKNDKLYLKFPILHRLGLSDRGESDKLYVKIETSPVVKTGYKTEFTPVDRERLNFLVQHYDLPSLMAGKINALFHRIYFKGKKNEITFKGRDVYDFIWYLQRGVHPNMVMIGKFLNMSSEEILFEKIREKIIKYKPEHLLKDLENLFDSHSFIKNWVENSGSILDKYILEMKKNDGEKHGSKN; the protein is encoded by the coding sequence ATGCTGACGACAGAAATAGAAAGGCTTGTTCAAAATTTGGAACGTCAAAATTTGTCTAGCGGTGTCATTCAAAATCACATTAAGGAATATCTTCAGCTTTACGTGCTGGATTTTATTTATAATTCCAGATTTAGCAAAGCTTTCATATTTACCGGTGGGACCTGTCTGGCCATTTGCTATGGTTTAAACCGTTTATCGGAAGATATTGATTTTGATCTTACCGAAGATATTGACATTGCTTCATTTGCAAAGGACCTTCACAACCACTTTATAAAAAAACTCCAGCATAAGGAGATCGAGTTCGCCATCAAGGGCAAAAACGACAAACTGTACCTCAAATTTCCGATATTGCATCGTTTGGGATTGTCCGATAGGGGTGAAAGCGACAAGCTTTATGTCAAGATTGAGACAAGTCCTGTAGTTAAAACGGGATATAAAACAGAGTTTACACCCGTTGACCGTGAGAGGTTGAATTTTTTGGTCCAGCACTATGATTTGCCGAGCCTGATGGCCGGTAAAATCAACGCACTATTTCATAGGATCTATTTCAAGGGTAAGAAAAATGAGATCACATTCAAAGGGAGGGATGTCTATGACTTTATATGGTACTTACAACGTGGTGTTCACCCGAATATGGTAATGATAGGCAAGTTTTTAAATATGAGTTCAGAGGAAATTCTTTTTGAAAAAATTCGTGAAAAGATAATAAAATACAAGCCAGAACACCTGCTAAAAGATTTGGAGAATTTATTTGACAGCCACAGTTTCATTAAAAATTGGGTAGAAAATTCCGGTTCTATTTTAGATAAATATATTTTGGAGATGAAGAAAAATGATGGTGAAAAGCACGGAAGCAAGAATTAA